The Oleispira antarctica RB-8 genome contains the following window.
CCACGACGAGCTACTTTATCTTCGTACGCTGGACCAATACCACGGCCAGTCGTTCCAATTTTAGCGTTGCCACGTTTAATTTCACGGGCTTGGTCTAAAGCAACGTGATAAGGCAAGATCAAAGGACAGGCGTGAGAAATTCGTAGACGTTCCATGACTGGAACACCACGCGCTTCTAATGCACGAGCTTCTTTTAGTAAAGCGTCAGGAGCAACAACAACACCGTTACCAATAATGCACTGAACGCCTTCACGCAAGATGCCCGAAGGAATCAAGTGCAATGCGGTCTTAACACCGTCGATGACCAATGTGTGTCCTGCATTGTGACCACCTTGGAAGCGAACAACCGCAGTTGCTTTCTCCGTTAGTAGATCAACAATTTTACCTTTACCTTCATCACCCCATTGGGTGCCTAAAACGACAACGTTCTTACCCATCGAATTTATTTCACTACTTTAGATTAATTGGATTCGATCAGTTTCCACTGACCGTCTTTTAACTCAATACGCGCAGCATTGGTTGGCAATTCGCCGCTTAGCTGCACTTCAACTCGCGTGCCCTGAGCACGTAGCTCGGCAATCAAGTCTAATAATTCTTGCTCTTGTTGCTGACCATAAGGCGCAGGCGCTTTGACGATGTCCGCTTGAGTCGGTGCAAAGCGACCTAGCTGCGCCAAAACTTTCAAATCCGCACTGAATCCCGTAGCTGGACGCGCTCGCCCAAAGACAGCACCAGTTTCATTGTAACGGCCACCTTGAGCAACCGCATCACCATAGCCCGGCACATAAGCCGCAAAAACCAAACCTGTGTGGTAGTTGTAACCACGAAGGTCGGTAAAATCAAAGTACATAGGTACATTGTAGCGTGCTGCGATTGCTTGGCAGACTTGCTTCAAGTGTTCGATGATGCCAGTAACTTCAGGCACAACGGCGGCTAATTTTTCAGCCACTTGATCAAGTACTTCAATACCGCCCTGCAAGCGAACGATTGCTTTAAAAGCGGTGGTCAATGCGGGGTCAGTTAAATACTCTTCTGCCCACGCATCTAAATCTGTTGCGCATTTTACTTTCAATAGCGCAAAAAGCTTCTCTTCTGCCACGTTAGACAGCTGAGCTTTTGCCGAAAATGCTTTGAAAATACCTACATGGCCAATATCAAGGTGCAAATCCTGCAATCCCGCTTGTTGTAAGGTATTTAGCATTAGGCTAATAATTTCGATATCGGCGCCAGCACCGGCTTCGCCATAAAGCTCAGCACCAATTTGCGTCGGAGTACGTCCGGCAAGGATACTAGGGGCTTTGGCATGGAAAACCGTACGGCAATAGCACAAACGGCTAACGCCTTCTTGTGCCCAGCTATGAGCATCAATTCGTGCGGTTTGCGGCGTCGTATCAGCACTCAAGCCCATTAAACGGCCAGAGAGTTGATCGGTTACCTTAAACGTCTGCAGGTCCAGGTCACGTGCTGTGCCTGTTAGCAGGGAATCAAGGTATTCTAACGCTGGCGGTATAACAAAGTCATAACCCCAACGGTCAAAATCGTCCAACAAATGACGGCGTAGTTGCTCTACACCACGCGCTTGTGGTGGCAACACTTCTTCAATGCCATCTGGTAATAACCAGCGATCGGCAGTGCTCATAGAATTATCCATTAGACAGCTAGACACAAAAAAACCGGATCGATGTCCGGTTTTTCTGATTGTATCAAAAGCAAACAACTTGTTGAAGTCATTTACCGGACACTTTAACGCTTTCGCTACCGGATTCGGTAGCGAGCAGGTAATAGTTCGTTATTAGTTTGCTAATAAACGATTATTTCCCTTGAGCGTCTTTCATGTAACGGAAGAAGTCACTATCAGGTTTCAATAGTAAAACATCTTGGCTACGGAACGTTTCGGTATACGCTTTCAAGCTACGGGTAAACGCATAGAACTCAGAGTCTTTACTATAAGCTTTTGCATAGATGTTAGACGCTGTCGCATCGCCTTCACCTTTGATCTGCTCAGACTCACGATAAGCGTTTGCCAAAGTAACCGTTTTATTACGATCAGCTTCTGCACGAATACCTTCCGCTAGCTCACTACCTTCAGAACGAATCTCTTTCGCCTCACGATCACGCTCAGCACGCATACGACGATAAACATCGTTGCTTAGCTCTTCCGGTAGATCAATCGCTTTAATTCGAACGTCTAATACTTCGATACCAAAGTTATCAAGCGTTTCTTTGTTAAGGTCAGCGGTTAGCTTACTCATTAACTGATCACGCTCGCCCGATACAACTTCATGCAAGCTACGCACACCAAACTCGTTACGCATGCCTTTGTTCGCCAAATCGGCTAAACGGTTGCTGGCTTCAAAGCGATCGCCTGACGTTGCTTTATAGTATTTTAATACGTTCTTAATACGCCATTTAACAAACGCATCAACGATAACGTATTTTTTACCTTCCGTTAGAAAACGTGATGGCTGTGCATCCAAGGTCAGGATACGCGCATCAAACTTCTTAACATTTTGTAAGAAAGGCGTTTTAAAATGCAGTCCCGCAGGAATGTCATTATCAACGATTTGACCAAACTGTAACGTTAACGCCGTTTCAGTTTCTTTAATAATGTATAAGCTCTGGCTACCGACAATGATGGCCAAACCCAATACAATTAATAGTCCTAAACCCTTACCAGTCATTAGCGAGTCCCCTTACTACGATCATTTTGACGCGATCGAATTTCATTCAATACCTGATCTGTTATCGCTGAAACATCAACGTCGGTAGAACCCGCAGTATTTGTTTGCGGCATATTCTTCATGATTTGATCTAAAGGCAGATACATCATGTTATTACCACCTTCAACATCGACCAACACCTTGCTGCTATTAGCATATACGCTGCTAATTGCATCAATGTATAAACGCTCACGCGTTACCTCAGGTGCTTTTTTATATTCGGTATACAGTGCCGAGAAGCGATCCGCTTCACCCGTTGCTTTGGCAACGACTTGCTCTCTATACGCGTTAGCTTCTTCTAACTGGCGCTGAGCCTGACCACGTGCTTGCGGAACGATGCCATTGGCATACGATTCTGCTTCGCTGATTAAACGGTCTTTATCTTGGCGAGCTGCCTGTACATCATCAAACGACGCTTTAACCTGTGAAGGTGGGCGTACGTCTTTCACGTTCACGTTCGTCAACTGAATACCGGTTTGATAACGATCAAGATAGCTTTGCAAACGCAACTTAACTTGCTGAGCCGTTGCTTCACGACCTGATGTCAACAATGGATCCATCGCCGTAGAACCCACATCATGACGTAACGCACTTTGCGCAGCATGCTGTAAGGTTAAGCGTGGATTTTCGATGCGTAAGGCATAAGACACAGGATCATTAACACGATATTGAACGTTAAGTTCAATCTCGATGATATTGTTATCTTCCGTCAACATGCGCTCTTCAATGTTTTCTTTGCGTACCGTCGTCGTTTCAATACGAGTTAACGATTCCGCTAAAGGCCATTTAAACTGTAAGCCTGGGCCTTCAGTACGGTCATATTTACCTAAGCGTAAAATCACACCACGCTCTTTTTCATCTAGGGTATAAACAGAACTAAACCCGAGAAATAAAAGACCCACGATTGCCAAAACACCCAACATGCCACCGGCACCTTGATTGCTTCCTTTTTTATCGTTGCCGCCGCCTTTTCCGCCAAACATACCGTTCAGCTTACTCAGCAACTGCTTTAGCGCTTCATCAAGATCAGGTGGCCCTTGGTTTTTATCACCGTTATTGCCACGGTTGCCGCCGTTATTATTACCGCTGCCCCCATTACCCCAAGGATCTTTACCACCACCGGGTTCATTCCACGCCATAAATCACTCCGTTATATCTGGATTGCATATCGTTAATTTCAATTGCACAAATAATAGAAGATTGATTGTGAAATTCATATCACAATCATCGCCTTTACTTATCTTTGCTTTTACCTATTTCTGCCAATACTCTAGCTCAACAGGAATAAAGCGATCGGCTCTGGTTCCTGTTTTCGCTAATAGTTGCTTAAAGTCATCTAGCTGTAATCGTAGCCGCAATAAGTTATCGCCATTCTCAGCAAATGTTTCTTCCGCGACTGCGGCTTGATCATAAAGCAATGCTCTCAGCCTAGAATCCGCGGGGGTTAGCTGAATTGTTTTTTGAAACAATTCTTCCGCCACCAATTCTGAAATAGCCTGAGTTAATAATTCAAACCCAACTTTCGCCTGAGCCGACAACCACACCGCAATTGGAGTGCCATGTTCATCACGATCAATTCTTGGTTCAGCATGCTCTAGCAGGTCTATTTTGTTATAAACCTTTAACTGTGGAACTTCGCTGGCTTCAATTTCGTCCAGCACAAGCTCAACTTGCTGAATATTGTGATCACGCTCATCACTCGCACTATCAATCACATGCAACAGTAAATTCGCTTCGGTAGTTTCCTGCAACGTAGCACGAAACGCCTCAACCAATTTATGCGGTAAGTGACGAATAAAACCTACGGTATCGGCCAATACAACCTCGCCCACATCCATCACTTTTAAGCGACGCATCGTTGGGTCGAGGGTAGCGAATAGTTGATCAGCCGCAAATACCTTGGCATTGGTTAACGCATTAAATAAGGTCGATTTACCCGCGTTGGTATAACCCACCAGTGCAATGGTTGGCACTTCTGAACGCTTACGTGCACGGCGACCTTGCTCTCGTTGCGAGCGGACCTTTTTTAATCTATTGCGAATTAAGGTTTCGCGCGTTGCAACCAAGCGTCTATCAGTTTCTAGCTGAGATTCACCTGCACCACGAGAACCAATCCCCCCCTGCTGGCGCTCTAAGTGAGTCCAACCACGAATAAGGCGTGTCGTCTGATGCTGCAATTGCGCCAGCTCAACTTGTAATTTACCTTCATGCGTACGGGCGCGCAGGGCGAATATATCTAAGATTAGACCCGTTCGGTCGAGTACTCGAAACTCTAATGCTTCTTCAAGATTTCGTTCTTGGCTAGGGGTAAGCGCATGATTAAACAGAATAATATCTGCTTGATGTGCTTCCGCCATGGCTTTAATTTCTTCTACTTTGCCTTTACCGACAAAGGTTTTTGGATCAGGAGCTTTGCGCGAACCTGTTATGAATTCAACGGGACGTCCACCAGCGGACAATACCAATTCTTTAAATTCATTTGGGTCCTCGCGGTTATCCCCTTCCGGAAAGTCGATGTGTACGAGAATGGCGATATCGCCAGATTTGTTGCCTGCTTCGGGACGATCAAAGAACAATAGAAATACCTAAATTGATTAGAAGAGAGTGATTTAAAATACGCGGCCCACCACTCTGATGAACAGCGTACTCGATAATCAACTCTTATTCAGCTTCGTCTTCATTGGTTTCTACTTGCAAACGAACCGGACGGCTAGGAACTACCGTTGATATTGCGTGCTTGTATACCATTTGACTTACTGTGTTTTTCAATACAATAACGAACTGATCAAACGATTCAACCTGACCTTGCAGTTTGATTCCGTTGACCAAAAATATGGATACTGGAATGCGCTCTTTACGTAGTGCATTCAAGTAAGGGTCTTGTAGAGAGTGCCCTTTTGACATGTTCTTCTCCTTCGAAGAATTTGCTGTCCAATATACGGACAGTCAGAAATAAAATAATTAATAACCCCGGTGCCTTTGCAACTAATCATAAAAAACGTAATTAATTACATCAGCGGTCTCTCGTATATCATTCTTGATGAACGCTAAATCGCAATTTGGTGAACCTAATAACAACGCTTCTGGCTAAACATCAGACAAAAAGACTATTTTGATCAAAAAACATACTAATTAAACGAACAAGATCTCTATTTAACAGACTGAAGTTAAATATGGCGGTCTATCGCAGTATTTTCAAGGCACTTTGCAGAAGATTTGGATCTTCTGTATCCAACCAGTTTAAATCAGGCCAACTTCTGAGCCAAGTAATCTGTCTTTTGGCCAGCTGTCGAGTCGCGATGATGCCGCGATCAACCATTTCATCGTAGTCGATTTCACCTTTCAAATACTGCCAAACTTGACGATAACCTACGCAGCGAATGGACGGTAATTCTTCATGCAAATCACCCCGAGCAAACAAGGTTTTCACTTCATCGACAAAGCCCTGTTTCATCATAATTTGATAACGCTGGGCAATGCGCTTATGCAGTGTTTTTCGTTCTTTCGGCATCACGGCAAAACTTGTGACATCGTAAAGCAGTGGTTGTTCATCTTGTTCAGCCCAAAACTGCGTTAATGTTTTGCCACTGACTTCAAAGACTTCCAATGCACGCTGAATTCTTTGTGAATCCATTGGCTTTAAACGCTCCGCGGCAACCGGGTCAACTTCGGACAGCTTAGTGTGCATGTGTGGCCAGCCAAACTTTTCGCCTTCGGCTAATAAACGCTGGCGAATAGCTTCATCGGCTTTGGGTAGCTGTGCTGCACCATCGCGTAGAAACTTGAAATACATCATGGTGCCACCGACCAATAAAGGCACCTTACCTTTGGCCGTAATCTCTGCCATTTCGCGCAACGCATCTTCACGAAAGTTGGCCGCCGAGTAAGCTTCTGTCGGGTCAATTAAATCAATCAATCGATGTGGCGCTCGCGCCTGTAATTCGGCATCGGGTTTGGCGGTGCCGATATCCATGCCTTTATAAACAAGGGCAGAATCGACACTGATGATTTCACAGTTATAGTTTTCAACCAGCTCAATGGCTAACGCGGTTTTCCCCGAGGCGGTTGGGCCCATCAAAAAAATAGCTTGGGGCAGATCGCTTGCTCTAGGCGGCAAGCCCGTTGTTTCTGAAGCGTTGGAAGTCACTTATCGGCCTCGTAAAAATAATTTATCTAAGTCTGACATGCTCATTTGAGTCCATGTCGGGCGGCCGTGATTGCATTGTCCACTGCGTTCGGTTTCTTCCATATCGCGTAATAAACCGTTCATTTCAGGTAGCGTTAATTTTCGATTCGCACGTACACTGCCGTGGCAGGCCATGGTGCCGAGTATTTCATTACGATGTGCTTGAATGCGATCTGAACTGCCGTGCTGCATTAAATCAGACAGCATGTCGGTCACTAAACGCTCTACTTCTGCCTGCTGTAAAATCACAGGAATCTGTCGAATCATGATTGATTCAGGTGCTGCTCGTTGCAATATCACACCGAAACGCGCAAATTCATCTGCGTACTGCTCAGCGGCATCTGCTTCGTTTTCAGACACACTCAATGTAATGGGCACTAATAGCGGCTGGCTTTGTACATTTTGATGATCAACGGCAATTTTTAAGCGTTCGTAAGTAATGCGTTCGTGCGCGGCGTGCATATCGACCACCACTAAACCATGGGCGTTTTCCGCTAAAATATAAATGCCATGCAGCTGAGCAACCGCAAACCCTAATGGCGGAACATCGGATGGCTGCGGGATATTTGCAATTGCAACGGTTGTTATCTCACCCGTTTCAGGATCAATGCGTTCTTCCGTTATTGCGGTATTTTCAGCCATACTTAATGGCTGCGATAACGACCGGTAAGCATCAAGGTGTTCTTGTACTCCTCCAGGATTATTCCCCTGTCCTGAATACTGAGCTGCCATTGACTGACCAGAGATAGGATGACGGCCGGGCAATAAACTCATCCGTGTCTGTTCGCTGAACTCACCCGCTTGAATACCTGTAACTTGCTGGTGACTGTTGGCCATCAATGCTGGACTGGTGAGTCCTGATGACTCGTTTTCTTTTAATACCCCTGAACCTTGTAAACTGGTTGGCGCCGATTGATGATCAGGACGCACATCCGCTAACGCTTTATGCAAGGTGCGGAACAAATAATCATGCACCAAGCGGCCATCGCGAAAGCGGACTTCATGTTTCGTCGGGTGTACGTTCACATCCACTAACGCGGGGTCAACCGTAAGATATAAAACAAACGCAGGCTGGCGGCCGTGATATAAGACATCACGATAAGCTTGCTTGATGGCATGAGCCACCAAACGATCGCGCACAATACGGCCGTTAACAAAAAAGTATTGCATATCAGCTTGGCTGCGCGAGAACGTCGGCAAACCAACCCAGCCTGTTAAACCTAAACCTGCGGCTTCTGAATCGATGTGCAACGCTGCATCTATAAATTTAGGGCCGAGTAACGCAGCGACACGCTTTTCTTTATCAATGCCACGAGTCGCAGGACGCAACGAGTGAATCACTTTTTGATTATGACGTAAGCTAAACGCAACATCGTAACGGCTTAATGCTAAACGTTTAAAATATTCATCAACGTGATTGAATTCGGTTTTTTCTGTGCGTAAAAATTTTCGTCTAGCGGGAGTATTAAAGAATAAATCACGCACTTCTAACGTGGTGCCTTTCGGGTGCGCAGCAGGCTTAACGCTGGCCGCCATTTCACGGCCTTCGACTTCGACCTGCCAAGCTTGCTCAGCTTCGCCTTCTTCAGGCGCGGTTGCGGAAGTCATCGTTAAACGAGAAACCGAACTGATCGATGCTAACGCTTCACCACGAAACCCTAAACTGCTCACGGCTTCTAAATCATCAAGCGTGCTAATTTTACTGGTGGCATGTCGGCTTAATGCCAAAGGTAAATCGTCTTTAGGAATGCCATGACCATCGTCACGAATACGCAGTAATTTAATGCCCCCCTGCTCAACGTCTATTTCAATACGCGTCGAGCCTGCGTCTAACGAATTTTCAACCAACTCTTTAATAATATTGGCCGGTCGTTCGACAACTTCACCCGCGGCAATTTGGTTCGCTAAGCGAGGGGATAATAAATGAATTCTTTTCATAGTTTGAATAAGCCTAACTCGCAGGCAGTGTGATTTCCTGCCCAACTTGAATGCGGTTATTTTTAATGCCGTTTAAGCGACGAATATCGGTTATAGATACTTTATGTTTTTTTGCTATGTGAGAAAGCGTATCACCACGTCTGATGGTATAGCTTCTCATCACATTTGAGCGGGCAATACTTGTATTACCCCCTCTTTTTTTCCAAGCAATGTAGCTGCCTTCAGGAGGTTCTTCATTAAAATATTCTGTTAAACCATTAAATATTTCTCGAGCCATTTTGTTCTGATAACTAGAAGTCGCTAATTTTTTAGCTTCTCCTGGGTTAGAAATAAATCCAGTTTCAATGAGTAAGGCAGGAATATCAGGGGCTTTTAAAACCATAAAGGCGGCTTCTCCTACTTCTTTTTTATGCAGGCGTGAAATTTTATCCATGCGTTTTAAGATAGAGGTGCCTACCGATAAGCTTGAGCCTCGAGTCGCCGTCATCGACAAATCTAATAATGTCATTGCGACATGATCATCTTTATCACCCAAGCTCACACCACCAACTAGATCCGCTTCGTTTTCTTTTTCTGCTAAGTAACGAGCTTCCTCACTCGAAGCGCCACGCTCGGATAAGACAAATACCGAACTCCCGTGAGCCTGCGAATTTCTAAACGCATCAGCATGAATAGAAATAAACAAATCAGCATTGGCGTCACGCGCTTTACGGGTTCGGTCACGCAGCGGAATATAATAATCCCCCGTGCGAGTTAAGTACGGTTTGTAGCCAGGTTCTTTCTCTAATAAGTTTGCTAATTTTTTTGCAATTTTTAAAACGACTGTTTTTTCTTTGGTACGTCGATAACCAACAGCGCCAGGATCTTCACCCCCGTGACCTGCATCAATCGCTACGATAATGTCCCGTTTATTATGTACGACCTTATCGGCAACCGTTTTTACTGTTTTTATGGGCTCAATACGCGTTGCATTTTTTTCAATTAAATCGACTACCAGCCGATGATGTGGATATATTTTATTCGGCGGTAAAATAGAGCTTTTAGGGCTAACATCGTCTCGTAATTGAAAAACAATACGCAAATCATGATTCTTTTGCCTGCCCGTACGCAAACTTGTCACTAATGTACTGTCTAAGTCCACTTTACTCGCATCGGGTTTAAATTGCGCATTTCCGGCTAGGTCTATCACTACACGGTAAGGTTTATCTAAGGTGAAAATTTTATGTTGATGAGGCTCAGACAAATCGAAAACCAAACGAGTATGAGCAGGTGATTGCCACACTCGGACACCATCAACATCCGCTGTTGCATTTAATGCTGAACCCACGAGAACGAGAGGAACTAAATACTTTATTATTATCTTCGCAATTATTTTTTTCATTACACGTCTATTAAATTTAATTGCTGACACCAAGACTGGCCTTTTTCAGTGCTCGCCTGCCAAGTTAATTGGCGACCGTCTTCAATATCAGCAATGGATAATATCAAGTCTGCAGCGGGTAAAAAACCTGACCCCTTATCTGCCCACTCCATTAAGCATAAGTGTGCTCCTTCGAGATAATCACGTATGCCCATAAATTCTAGCTCTTCTGGGTCAGCCACTCGATACAAATCAAAGTGGCAAACCGTTAGCGGAAGTCTTTGATCCGCTTGCGGGCCCTCTTTTTGAACAGCAAGAACATCATAAGTTTCAACTAGGGTATAAGTTGGACTTTTCACGGGCCCTACATAACCAAAGCCACGCATTAAGCCACGGCTGAAGGTTGTCTTACCTGCGCCCAAATCACCTTCTAAAAATATCAGACCACCATCAATCGCAGCATCGGAAAATACCGCTGCGCACTGACCCGCAAAGGCCATCATTTTTTCTTCACCGATTAAATCAATCATTTTGCTCTACCCCCAACTCGGTAACACTCTCTTCTGCCACCAGTCGAGTTTGAATAATACGACGAATAAAAGGCAATAAATCTGTGGCCAATAAACCGGCCTCGCCGTCCACACTAGCATAATCCGCTGCTTTACTGTGAACGCAGCAGGCTAATTTTGCGGCTGATAATGGCGATAAGCCCAAGACTGTGAATTGCGCTAATACGGCTCCGACAGTACCTGAAAGAACATCGCCCATACCACCGGAAGCCATACCAGGGTTACCGTCGAGGCAACGATAAAGCTTCAACTCGCCATGACTATTTTTACCTGCAATAAGGCTGTACTGTCCTTTCAAAATCACAGTACAAGAAAACTTTTCGACCAATGTTTGAGCGGCAGAAATACGATCAGCTTGTACCTCAGCGGTGCTGATATTCAATAAACGCGCAGCTTCAGCAGGATGCGGG
Protein-coding sequences here:
- the miaA gene encoding tRNA isopentenyltransferase, giving the protein MGPTASGKTALAIELVENYNCEIISVDSALVYKGMDIGTAKPDAELQARAPHRLIDLIDPTEAYSAANFREDALREMAEITAKGKVPLLVGGTMMYFKFLRDGAAQLPKADEAIRQRLLAEGEKFGWPHMHTKLSEVDPVAAERLKPMDSQRIQRALEVFEVSGKTLTQFWAEQDEQPLLYDVTSFAVMPKERKTLHKRIAQRYQIMMKQGFVDEVKTLFARGDLHEELPSIRCVGYRQVWQYLKGEIDYDEMVDRGIIATRQLAKRQITWLRSWPDLNWLDTEDPNLLQSALKILR
- a CDS encoding GTP-binding protein, coding for MFFDRPEAGNKSGDIAILVHIDFPEGDNREDPNEFKELVLSAGGRPVEFITGSRKAPDPKTFVGKGKVEEIKAMAEAHQADIILFNHALTPSQERNLEEALEFRVLDRTGLILDIFALRARTHEGKLQVELAQLQHQTTRLIRGWTHLERQQGGIGSRGAGESQLETDRRLVATRETLIRNRLKKVRSQREQGRRARKRSEVPTIALVGYTNAGKSTLFNALTNAKVFAADQLFATLDPTMRRLKVMDVGEVVLADTVGFIRHLPHKLVEAFRATLQETTEANLLLHVIDSASDERDHNIQQVELVLDEIEASEVPQLKVYNKIDLLEHAEPRIDRDEHGTPIAVWLSAQAKVGFELLTQAISELVAEELFQKTIQLTPADSRLRALLYDQAAVAEETFAENGDNLLRLRLQLDDFKQLLAKTGTRADRFIPVELEYWQK
- a CDS encoding Histidine-tRNA ligase, which produces MSTADRWLLPDGIEEVLPPQARGVEQLRRHLLDDFDRWGYDFVIPPALEYLDSLLTGTARDLDLQTFKVTDQLSGRLMGLSADTTPQTARIDAHSWAQEGVSRLCYCRTVFHAKAPSILAGRTPTQIGAELYGEAGAGADIEIISLMLNTLQQAGLQDLHLDIGHVGIFKAFSAKAQLSNVAEEKLFALLKVKCATDLDAWAEEYLTDPALTTAFKAIVRLQGGIEVLDQVAEKLAAVVPEVTGIIEHLKQVCQAIAARYNVPMYFDFTDLRGYNYHTGLVFAAYVPGYGDAVAQGGRYNETGAVFGRARPATGFSADLKVLAQLGRFAPTQADIVKAPAPYGQQQEQELLDLIAELRAQGTRVEVQLSGELPTNAARIELKDGQWKLIESN
- the mutL gene encoding DNA mismatch repair protein, yielding MKRIHLLSPRLANQIAAGEVVERPANIIKELVENSLDAGSTRIEIDVEQGGIKLLRIRDDGHGIPKDDLPLALSRHATSKISTLDDLEAVSSLGFRGEALASISSVSRLTMTSATAPEEGEAEQAWQVEVEGREMAASVKPAAHPKGTTLEVRDLFFNTPARRKFLRTEKTEFNHVDEYFKRLALSRYDVAFSLRHNQKVIHSLRPATRGIDKEKRVAALLGPKFIDAALHIDSEAAGLGLTGWVGLPTFSRSQADMQYFFVNGRIVRDRLVAHAIKQAYRDVLYHGRQPAFVLYLTVDPALVDVNVHPTKHEVRFRDGRLVHDYLFRTLHKALADVRPDHQSAPTSLQGSGVLKENESSGLTSPALMANSHQQVTGIQAGEFSEQTRMSLLPGRHPISGQSMAAQYSGQGNNPGGVQEHLDAYRSLSQPLSMAENTAITEERIDPETGEITTVAIANIPQPSDVPPLGFAVAQLHGIYILAENAHGLVVVDMHAAHERITYERLKIAVDHQNVQSQPLLVPITLSVSENEADAAEQYADEFARFGVILQRAAPESIMIRQIPVILQQAEVERLVTDMLSDLMQHGSSDRIQAHRNEILGTMACHGSVRANRKLTLPEMNGLLRDMEETERSGQCNHGRPTWTQMSMSDLDKLFLRGR
- a CDS encoding N-acetylmuramoyl-L-alanine amidase; translated protein: MKKIIAKIIIKYLVPLVLVGSALNATADVDGVRVWQSPAHTRLVFDLSEPHQHKIFTLDKPYRVVIDLAGNAQFKPDASKVDLDSTLVTSLRTGRQKNHDLRIVFQLRDDVSPKSSILPPNKIYPHHRLVVDLIEKNATRIEPIKTVKTVADKVVHNKRDIIVAIDAGHGGEDPGAVGYRRTKEKTVVLKIAKKLANLLEKEPGYKPYLTRTGDYYIPLRDRTRKARDANADLFISIHADAFRNSQAHGSSVFVLSERGASSEEARYLAEKENEADLVGGVSLGDKDDHVAMTLLDLSMTATRGSSLSVGTSILKRMDKISRLHKKEVGEAAFMVLKAPDIPALLIETGFISNPGEAKKLATSSYQNKMAREIFNGLTEYFNEEPPEGSYIAWKKRGGNTSIARSNVMRSYTIRRGDTLSHIAKKHKVSITDIRRLNGIKNNRIQVGQEITLPAS
- the hflC gene encoding Protease subunit HflC produces the protein MTGKGLGLLIVLGLAIIVGSQSLYIIKETETALTLQFGQIVDNDIPAGLHFKTPFLQNVKKFDARILTLDAQPSRFLTEGKKYVIVDAFVKWRIKNVLKYYKATSGDRFEASNRLADLANKGMRNEFGVRSLHEVVSGERDQLMSKLTADLNKETLDNFGIEVLDVRIKAIDLPEELSNDVYRRMRAERDREAKEIRSEGSELAEGIRAEADRNKTVTLANAYRESEQIKGEGDATASNIYAKAYSKDSEFYAFTRSLKAYTETFRSQDVLLLKPDSDFFRYMKDAQGK
- the hfq gene encoding Protein hfq, with the protein product MSKGHSLQDPYLNALRKERIPVSIFLVNGIKLQGQVESFDQFVIVLKNTVSQMVYKHAISTVVPSRPVRLQVETNEDEAE
- the hflK gene encoding Protease subunit HflK; its protein translation is MAWNEPGGGKDPWGNGGSGNNNGGNRGNNGDKNQGPPDLDEALKQLLSKLNGMFGGKGGGNDKKGSNQGAGGMLGVLAIVGLLFLGFSSVYTLDEKERGVILRLGKYDRTEGPGLQFKWPLAESLTRIETTTVRKENIEERMLTEDNNIIEIELNVQYRVNDPVSYALRIENPRLTLQHAAQSALRHDVGSTAMDPLLTSGREATAQQVKLRLQSYLDRYQTGIQLTNVNVKDVRPPSQVKASFDDVQAARQDKDRLISEAESYANGIVPQARGQAQRQLEEANAYREQVVAKATGEADRFSALYTEYKKAPEVTRERLYIDAISSVYANSSKVLVDVEGGNNMMYLPLDQIMKNMPQTNTAGSTDVDVSAITDQVLNEIRSRQNDRSKGTR